A stretch of DNA from Desulfosarcina ovata subsp. ovata:
CGTTGCCCGCACAGCCGTTTCGCCGGGCGATCGACAAAACCGCTGACGCCCTTGGACCCAACCGTGCCCTGAAAGCCTATCTGCAATACCTGGAAAGGCTTGTAAAGGCACAGATAAAGAAACCCGACCCGCAGGAGGAACCACTATGAACCCATCGTCCTACTTTGCCTTTGACGATTTTGCACGGGCGCTTGAAAACCTTGAAAACGCCTTTCGAAACGAAAACGACCGTTATCTGATGTTAACCGGCGAGACCGGTGTCGGTAAAACATGGCTGTGCCGGCAGTTGAACACCGTCCTAGACCGCTGCCGGCATCGCGTGTTCTATTTTTCTCACGCACGTCACCTGAGTGCAACCGCCCTGATCCGCGTGCTGGCAACCTGGATGAGACTGCCCACCCGACGCTCTCACAGCGAAACGCTCCAAGGCCTGATATCCGCCCTTGGCGAACACCCCCACCAGTTGCTGTTATGGTTCGACGAAGCACACGAACTGGCCGATGAAACCCTGCTGGAGGCAAAGGCGCTGGCCGAAAGCGACCTTGACGGCAGTTGCCCGGTACGCATCCTTTTAATCGGCATGCCTTTGCTGCGGGACAGAGTTCAGGCCATTGCCCCTTTGTGGCGGCGTATCGTGGTGCGCGAAGAGTTGACCGGTCTGACATTCGATGAACTGCCCCCTTTTATCGAACATCACTTCGGTGCCGAAAATCTGCAGCGCATCTGTCAGCAGGGGCTGCATATCCTGTTTGAACGCGCCAGAGGTATCCCGGGCCTGGTTGTCCCCAGGTTCAAAAAAATCCTGGCCGAAAACAAATCCGGCGGCCCCATCGATCCTTTGTTTCTCGACGACATGCTCCAACGCTGGGAACTGACATGAAAGGGGATATGCCATGAACCCGCAGCAAGCCGAAATCCTGCGTGACATCGTACAGCGTATGATGGCGCGCTACATCACCGTCAGACCTCAGGGCATCGATCTGGGTAACAAAAGAAAACCGATCCCAGCGCTTGACAGCCGGATCCTTGATTACGGCGCCGCCCGAACGCTCTACCGGAACCGACGCCCTGTCTGCCGATCTCTGGATGCCGTCAACCCCATCGGTGATACGGAAAAACGCTGCCAGAAATGTCTCGACAGAGATCAATGCACCGGTCAGGTGCGCTTGGACCTGCTGTTCGACAACACCCCTTACAGGCTCCTGCTCGCCTACACTTCCGCTAAAAACTTCCTGATTTACACCGGTAAACTCGTTGAAAAAAAACTTGAAATTCGTTCAATCAATACCAAGATCGTCGTTGTTAACAGAGGCTCATGGGGTGAGTTGCGGTTCTGCGTTGCTGACGTGTAGCGGATAGATATACTGGTTTCTTGTTGTAAGTCGGTTCTTTCCGGTTGTTGGCGAAACGTCATCCACGCGGTAAGCTTTATCATTTGTTCATTTGAACGCGTCTCGATTATGAACGATATGATATAGGTTAACGCGGCGATATCGGATGTCATCCGAATGATCTCATGAAACGTGGGATGACAGTCTCAAAAAGCGTGGCACACGACATTTCGACTATAATCCGATTGAACTGTTGAATAATCCCGTCATTTACGAAGAACCCAGTCAAACGGTCAACATAAGCATAGACGACGTAACCCCCAAAAGGCAAAAGGATACACGAGAAAGCCCACAAGTCACGGAGCATAAGCGAAAATATGTACATGATACCGTATGCCACATTGAACATGGAGGCCTAAAATACGTATTGGCCGCTGATGGCACCAAATCATGCTTGTGGTTGCTAATCGCATTTCTTTTGTCGAATTCTCTATTCGGCAAACGTCTTCAGATTTTTACCGACGGCCATAAGGCGCTAAATGATGCCATCGTCAAGCAATTTGGGTGGCACAAGAATATGCAAATTGTTCTTGATTGGTTTCATCTATGCAAGAAGTTCAAAGAAGAATTGAGCATGGGGATGAAAGGCAGAAAGCTCAGAAATGAAACGCTTCGCGCGGTTATGCCGTTATTATGGCACGGTCTTACAAACAAAGCCATCTCATATCTTGAAAACATCCCGGCATCCGAAATTAAGGATGATAATCATATTCAAAAGCTCATTGACTATTTGGGCCGGAATATATCCTCCATTCCCAACTATGATATGCGCAAACGGCTAAATCTTCGGAACTCGAGTAATGTGGGTGAAAAGATGAACGACCTCGTTGTTTCAAATCGCCAAAAGAAGAATGGAATGAGTTGGGCGAAGAAAGGATCCCTCAATCTGGCTATCATCACAACTTTGAAAATTAACGATGAATATCACAATTGGTTCAGAAATAAGGAAGTAAAATTTAGCTTAGCGGCTTGACCATTTAAGATATCGTCCGCACAGCTCGAAAAATATCCCGAAGCATCGATCCTTTCAAAGGAAATAGTATTGGAGTGGTGCTCAAAAAGGAACTATGAGGCACAGGCCAATCAGTGTGCAAGAGCCTCTATCTTGCGGCAGCTTGCCGTGTATATGGAAAATATTGGAATTGGCGCATACGTCCTCCCAAAAGGATATTACCCGGCGGGACAGCAGTATGTTTCTCACATCTATACGGAAAATGAACTGAAACGATTCTTCCATCAGACGGATCAATGCTGCTACGTCGGTGAATGTCCATATCGCCATCTCATCATGCCGGTATTTTTCCGGCTAGTTTACGCCTGCGGCCTTCGGTCTTCCGAAGCAAGACTTCTGAAGGTCGAAAATGTGGATACGGATGCAGGCATACTGAGCATTCATCATTCAAAAAAAGACAATAGCCGTTTGGTTGCCATGTCAGACGAGCTTACCGGTCGATGCCGGAACTACTCTGAAAATGTGCATAACCTTTCAAAGGGGTCTGATTGGTTTTTCCCAGGACTTAAAGGAAAGCCAATGACTGTAGGAAATGTTTACCACAATTTCAGGCGATTCCTGTGGAGAGCCGGCATCTCTCATGGCGGAAGAGGAAAAGGTCCGAGAGTACACGATTTTCGTCATACATATGCCTGCCAGTGTCTGAAAAAATGGGTGATGGAAGGGAAAGACATTGCCGCATATCTTCCTGTACTGAAAACATATATGGGACACGATTCCTTTGAGGAAACAACCTATTACCTCAGACTTACAGCTGATATCTTTCCAGATATATCCATCAAACTCGAAGGGTGTTATCCTGATATCATTCCTCGACTGGAGGGTAATGGCTATGAAACCTACTGATTTTGCAACTCACCTTACTGGATTTCTTTCCGTGTATCTGCCTCGACAGAAAAATGCCAGTAACAATACGATAGCATCCTACCGTGATACCTTTAAATTGCTACTCCGTTACTGTCAGGAAGAGAAGGATATACCTGCCGAAAAGCTGAACATGGGCATGCTGACCCATGTAATGATTGCTGATTTTCTCGAATGGCTTGAAAAGAAACGTAAATGTAGCACTGCAACCCGTAACCAAAGGCTTGCAGCCATACATTCCTTTTTCAGGTATGCTCAATACGAGGAACCATCAGGAATCCTTCATTTCCAAAAGGTCATTGCCATACCGGTCAAGAAGGCCTCCAAGCCGTCGGCGCCACATCTGACACCGGAGGCGATGAAATTTTTGCTGTCACAGCCGGATAAAATGACCGTGAAAGGCCGACGAAACCTGACGCTTTTGAGTGTTCTTTATGATTCAGGATGCAGAGTGCAGGAATTAGCCGATCTCAGGGTACGGGATGTTGTAGTGGACAATCCGGCACTGCTTATCCTCACTGGAAAAGGCAATAAGATGCGCAGAGTTCCTCTAATGAAAAATACTCTGACCTTGCTTCAACATTACCTTCAGGAGCATTCCCTTGATAAAGATTGGAAAAAGGACTATCCGCTTTTTGTCAACAAGCATCGTAGCAAACTCACTAAGGAAGGCATTGCCTACATCATCTCTCAGTATGTTGTTTCGGCGAAAAAGATATCTGCAAGCATGCCGGAAAAAGTGACGC
This window harbors:
- a CDS encoding tyrosine-type recombinase/integrase, whose translation is MEWCSKRNYEAQANQCARASILRQLAVYMENIGIGAYVLPKGYYPAGQQYVSHIYTENELKRFFHQTDQCCYVGECPYRHLIMPVFFRLVYACGLRSSEARLLKVENVDTDAGILSIHHSKKDNSRLVAMSDELTGRCRNYSENVHNLSKGSDWFFPGLKGKPMTVGNVYHNFRRFLWRAGISHGGRGKGPRVHDFRHTYACQCLKKWVMEGKDIAAYLPVLKTYMGHDSFEETTYYLRLTADIFPDISIKLEGCYPDIIPRLEGNGYETY
- a CDS encoding site-specific integrase, producing MKPTDFATHLTGFLSVYLPRQKNASNNTIASYRDTFKLLLRYCQEEKDIPAEKLNMGMLTHVMIADFLEWLEKKRKCSTATRNQRLAAIHSFFRYAQYEEPSGILHFQKVIAIPVKKASKPSAPHLTPEAMKFLLSQPDKMTVKGRRNLTLLSVLYDSGCRVQELADLRVRDVVVDNPALLILTGKGNKMRRVPLMKNTLTLLQHYLQEHSLDKDWKKDYPLFVNKHRSKLTKEGIAYIISQYVVSAKKISASMPEKVTPHMFRHSKAMHLLQAGVSLIYIRDFLGHEDIKTTEIYAKCDTELKRQAIENAYPTLVDSNLPDWNKDAALLEWLSNLK
- a CDS encoding AAA family ATPase, with translation MNPSSYFAFDDFARALENLENAFRNENDRYLMLTGETGVGKTWLCRQLNTVLDRCRHRVFYFSHARHLSATALIRVLATWMRLPTRRSHSETLQGLISALGEHPHQLLLWFDEAHELADETLLEAKALAESDLDGSCPVRILLIGMPLLRDRVQAIAPLWRRIVVREELTGLTFDELPPFIEHHFGAENLQRICQQGLHILFERARGIPGLVVPRFKKILAENKSGGPIDPLFLDDMLQRWELT